In Taeniopygia guttata chromosome 34, bTaeGut7.mat, whole genome shotgun sequence, a genomic segment contains:
- the LOC121468661 gene encoding creatine kinase M-type: MSPCPRSATMPFSNTHNKYKQKFSAEEEFPDLSKHNNHMAKVLTPALYQKLRDKETPSGFTLDDVIQTGVDNPGHPFIMTVGCVAGDEESYEVFKELFDPVIQDRHGGYKPTDKHRTDLNHENLKGGEDLDPKYVLSSRVRTGRSIKGYSLPPHCSRGERRAIEKLSVKALNSLEGEFKGRYYPLKAMTEQEQQQLIDDHFLFDKPVSPLLLASGMARDWPDARGIWHNDNKTFLVWVNEEDHLRVISMEKGGNMKEVFRRFCVGLKKIEEIFKQAGHPFMWTEHLGYILTCPSNLGTGLRGGVHVRLQHLSQHPKFEEILKRLRLQKRGTGGVDTAAVGAVFDISNADRLGFSEVEQVQMVVDGVKLMVEMEKKLEQKQPIDDMIPAQK, encoded by the exons atgtccccatgtccccgcaGTGCCACCATGCCCTTCAGCAACACCCACAACAAGTACAAGCAGAAGTTCTCGGCCGAGGAGGAGTTCCCGGACCTCTCCAAGCACAACAACCACATGGCCAAGGTCCTCACGCCGGCGCTCTACCAGAAGCTGCGCGACAAGGAGACCCCGAGCGGCTTCACCCTCGACGACGTCATCCAGACCGGCGTGGACAACCCCG GCCACCCGTTCATCATGACCGTGGGCTGCGTGGCCGGGGACGAGGAGTCCTACGAGGTGTTCAAGGAGCTCTTCGACCCCGTGATCCAGGACCGGCACGGCGGCTACAAACCCACCGACAAGCACCGCACCGACCTCAACCACGAGAACCTCAag GGCGGCGAGGACCTGGACCCCAAGTACGTGCTGAGCAGCCGCGTGCGCACCGGCCGCAGCATCAAGGGTTACTCGCTGCCGCCGCACTGCAGCCGCGGGGAGCGCCGCGCCATCGAGAAGCTCTCGGTCAAAG CCCTGAACAGTCTGGAGGGGGAGTTCAAGGGGCGCTACTACCCGCTGAAGGCCATGacggagcaggagcagcagcagctcatcGACGACCATTTCCTCTTCGACAAACCCGTGTCgcccctgctgctggcatcggGCATGGCCCGCGACTGGCCCGACGCCCGCGGCATCTG gcacaACGACAACAAGACGTTCCTGGTGTGGGTGAACGAGGAGGATCACCTGCGCGTCATCTCCATGGAGAAGGGCGGGAACATGAAGGAGGTGTTCCGGCGCTTCTGCGTCGGCCTCAAGAAG aTCGAGGAGATCTTCAAGCAGGCGGGCCACCCGTTCATGTGGACGGAGCACCTGGGCTACATCCTGACGTGTCCCTCCAACCTGGGCACGGGGCTGCGCGGGGGCGTCCACGTGCGCctgcagcacctcagccagCACCCCAAGTTCGAGGAGATCCTCAAGCGGCTGCGCCTGCAGAAGCGGggcacag GGGGGGTGGACACGGCCGCGGTGGGCGCCGTGTTCGACATCTCCAACGCCGACCGCTTGGGCTTCTCGGAGGTGGAGCAGGTGCAGATGGTGGTGGACGGCGTCAAGCTGATGGTGGAGATGGAGAAGAAGCTGGAGCAGAAGCAGCCGATCGACGACATGATCCCGGCGCAGAAATAG
- the SPINT2 gene encoding kunitz-type protease inhibitor 2 isoform X2 gives MAAGRLLPVLLLLAGGAGGTGPDPPGGPAALAARCRLPALTGRCRASIPRWFFNASSGSCESFVFGGCGGNGNNFGSERECRESCGAPSDLGSANSTLAELCSAPPVPGPCRAAFPRWFYVPAEKSCREFTYGGCRGNANNHRDRSECLRRCRPRDDLGEEFRRFFSSKGAFWGTLLLLGGSLAAGLGLARGRYRGRCRCRYREEPRAPGAAEDRERLVKEPSLA, from the exons ATGGCGGCGGGGCGGCTCCTcccggtgctgctgctgctcgcggggggcgcggggggaaCCGGCCCCGACCCCCCCGGTGGTCCCGCCGCCCTCGCCG CCCGGTGCCGGTTACCGGCGCTCACCGGCCGCTGCCGCGCCTCCATCCCGCGCTGGTTTTTCAACGCCTCCTCCGGGAGCTGCGAGAGTTTCGTGTTCGGCGGCTGCGGCGGCAACGGGAACAACTTCGGCAGCGAACGGGAGTGCCGCGAGAGCTGCGGGG CTCCCTCCGATCTCGGCAGCGCCAACTCCACCCTCGCAG AGCTGTGCTCGGCGCCGCCGgtgccggggccgtgccgggcggcGTTCCCGCGCTGGTTTTACGTTCCGGCGGAGAAATCCTGCCGGGAATTCACCTACGGCGGCTGCCGCGGCAACGCCAACAACCACCGGGACCGGAGCGAGTGTCTGCGGCGCTGCCGCCCCCGCG ATGATCTCGGCGAGGAATTCCGGCGATTCTTCTCCTCcaaag GAGCCTTTTGGGGTACCCTGCTGCTTTTGGGGGGCTCTCTGGCGGCCGGGCTGGGCCTGGCCCGGGGTCGGTACCGGGGTCGGTGTCGGTGTCGGTACCGGGAGGAGCCGCgagcgccgggagccgccgaGGACCGGGAGCGGCTGGTGAAGGAGCCCAGCCTCGCCTGA
- the SPINT2 gene encoding kunitz-type protease inhibitor 2 isoform X1 — MAAGRLLPVLLLLAGGAGGTGPDPPGGPAALAARCRLPALTGRCRASIPRWFFNASSGSCESFVFGGCGGNGNNFGSERECRESCGGAAPSDLGSANSTLAELCSAPPVPGPCRAAFPRWFYVPAEKSCREFTYGGCRGNANNHRDRSECLRRCRPRDDLGEEFRRFFSSKGAFWGTLLLLGGSLAAGLGLARGRYRGRCRCRYREEPRAPGAAEDRERLVKEPSLA; from the exons ATGGCGGCGGGGCGGCTCCTcccggtgctgctgctgctcgcggggggcgcggggggaaCCGGCCCCGACCCCCCCGGTGGTCCCGCCGCCCTCGCCG CCCGGTGCCGGTTACCGGCGCTCACCGGCCGCTGCCGCGCCTCCATCCCGCGCTGGTTTTTCAACGCCTCCTCCGGGAGCTGCGAGAGTTTCGTGTTCGGCGGCTGCGGCGGCAACGGGAACAACTTCGGCAGCGAACGGGAGTGCCGCGAGAGCTGCGGGGGCGCCG CTCCCTCCGATCTCGGCAGCGCCAACTCCACCCTCGCAG AGCTGTGCTCGGCGCCGCCGgtgccggggccgtgccgggcggcGTTCCCGCGCTGGTTTTACGTTCCGGCGGAGAAATCCTGCCGGGAATTCACCTACGGCGGCTGCCGCGGCAACGCCAACAACCACCGGGACCGGAGCGAGTGTCTGCGGCGCTGCCGCCCCCGCG ATGATCTCGGCGAGGAATTCCGGCGATTCTTCTCCTCcaaag GAGCCTTTTGGGGTACCCTGCTGCTTTTGGGGGGCTCTCTGGCGGCCGGGCTGGGCCTGGCCCGGGGTCGGTACCGGGGTCGGTGTCGGTGTCGGTACCGGGAGGAGCCGCgagcgccgggagccgccgaGGACCGGGAGCGGCTGGTGAAGGAGCCCAGCCTCGCCTGA
- the SPINT2 gene encoding kunitz-type protease inhibitor 2 isoform X3, with protein sequence MAAGRLLPVLLLLAGGAGGTGPDPPGGPAALAAPSDLGSANSTLAELCSAPPVPGPCRAAFPRWFYVPAEKSCREFTYGGCRGNANNHRDRSECLRRCRPRDDLGEEFRRFFSSKGAFWGTLLLLGGSLAAGLGLARGRYRGRCRCRYREEPRAPGAAEDRERLVKEPSLA encoded by the exons ATGGCGGCGGGGCGGCTCCTcccggtgctgctgctgctcgcggggggcgcggggggaaCCGGCCCCGACCCCCCCGGTGGTCCCGCCGCCCTCGCCG CTCCCTCCGATCTCGGCAGCGCCAACTCCACCCTCGCAG AGCTGTGCTCGGCGCCGCCGgtgccggggccgtgccgggcggcGTTCCCGCGCTGGTTTTACGTTCCGGCGGAGAAATCCTGCCGGGAATTCACCTACGGCGGCTGCCGCGGCAACGCCAACAACCACCGGGACCGGAGCGAGTGTCTGCGGCGCTGCCGCCCCCGCG ATGATCTCGGCGAGGAATTCCGGCGATTCTTCTCCTCcaaag GAGCCTTTTGGGGTACCCTGCTGCTTTTGGGGGGCTCTCTGGCGGCCGGGCTGGGCCTGGCCCGGGGTCGGTACCGGGGTCGGTGTCGGTGTCGGTACCGGGAGGAGCCGCgagcgccgggagccgccgaGGACCGGGAGCGGCTGGTGAAGGAGCCCAGCCTCGCCTGA